Proteins encoded together in one Trueperaceae bacterium window:
- a CDS encoding ubiquinol-cytochrome c reductase iron-sulfur subunit, whose amino-acid sequence MTTREEGQDGSNAGARDAKRAVSRRDLLKNALVAGVGLTMADVLGPAFAQADATTETDPTKLPPQKGDVFVFAGSQNKGKVITDDDVPLGGPQVLAWPAVVSNKDGTPTVEVVRDGNTQNAVLLARFALGDYSPDTKSYVTASGVVAYSATCTHQCCQVTEWLADQKSFHCPCHGSIYDPLNHAQQTPDSPAPRPLPQLPLMTGADEAAIPTAAAGFRT is encoded by the coding sequence ATGACGACGAGGGAGGAAGGGCAGGACGGAAGCAACGCCGGCGCGAGGGACGCCAAGCGCGCGGTCAGCCGGCGGGACCTGCTGAAGAACGCGCTGGTCGCGGGCGTGGGCCTGACCATGGCGGACGTGCTGGGGCCCGCCTTCGCGCAAGCCGACGCGACGACCGAGACCGACCCCACCAAGCTCCCCCCGCAGAAGGGCGACGTCTTCGTGTTCGCGGGTTCCCAGAACAAGGGCAAGGTCATCACGGACGACGACGTCCCGCTGGGCGGCCCGCAGGTCCTGGCGTGGCCGGCAGTGGTGTCCAACAAGGACGGCACGCCCACGGTCGAGGTCGTGAGGGACGGCAACACGCAGAACGCGGTGCTGCTCGCGCGCTTCGCGCTCGGTGACTACAGCCCCGACACCAAGTCGTACGTGACCGCCTCGGGCGTGGTCGCCTACTCCGCCACCTGCACGCACCAGTGCTGCCAGGTGACCGAGTGGCTGGCCGACCAGAAGAGCTTCCACTGCCCATGCCACGGCAGCATCTACGACCCCCTCAACCACGCGCAGCAGACCCCCGACAGCCCCGCGCCGCGGCCGCTGCCGCAACTGCCCCTCATGACGGGAGCCGACGAGGCCGCCATCCCCACGGCCGCCGCGGGGTTCCGCACGC